From a region of the Dermatophagoides farinae isolate YC_2012a chromosome 3, ASM2471394v1, whole genome shotgun sequence genome:
- the LOC124498437 gene encoding uncharacterized protein LOC124498437, whose amino-acid sequence MRRKSERIIRFCVVCGDKAKGMNFNALTCQSCKAFFRRNALSNKELKCSFENHCQIDKVTRKFCSSCRLRKCFNSGMKKEYILTDEEKRLVREKIIQNRHRREQQLKGITDNNNSNYHHHSLGSSTIPILSPFNNDDDNTNNVMNATVTSSILKPYPYNTLDREPANPFYTSAAKRFSPVNSEHTSDVYMMSPCSSTSIFSEQEPSMYINHHHDTIHGNIHFDSRDLDESMKNLQSLNIQQTPYKTGPGNVINLDVNYQQQSTMNFGAEKIDDTRRTENRSIEPKRPEMNEENCDDYLRYYLQKPNNSDDEFMIEAMNEFHERIAMNIFFTCDFKMIFSANDRLLLKELCTACTWLHNPYKRMLIIRNQHYLDDSPHDCTLVDSYLYRIIRMSKRLTSFTSLHLDDQVQLLTFGMIEIIALYSMLCFDPEFQGWSFIDDHHKMTIKVNIDCITPCCIKYDYKTSVKNFYNIFSHEWKTDYTIFHLLTAIILFTERPGLRDSAKIRERKSLYTQLLKNYLNLKYTENTDAKWAFDRMFLTVKAMQLVQTDLTLHLVASTAGKKFSPLLGQLMAQHLTQQQWQEDDKKPDCNINRLSNRSRIISLNKSATTTHSDSNQKTFRTVEHDNFCFS is encoded by the exons atgcgAAGAAAATCGGAAAGAATCATACGATTCTGTGTGGTTTGTGGAGACAAAGCAAAAG GAATGAATTTTAACGCTTTAACTTGTCAATCATGTAAAGCTTTTTTTCGACGAAACGCATTATCCaataaagaattgaaatgttCATTCGAAAATCATTGCCAAATTGATAAAGTTACAAGAAAATTCTGTTCAAGTTGTCGTTTAcgaaaatgtttcaatagtggaatgaaaaaagaatacaTCTTGACGGATGAAGAAAAACGTTTGGTACGTGAGAAAATCATACAGAATCGTCATCGCCgtgaacaacaattgaaagGAATtaccgataataataatagtaattatcatcatcattcacttgGATCATCCACCATACCAATCCTATCgccattcaataatgatgatgataatactaATAATGTAATGAATGCTACtgtaacatcatcaatattgaaacCTTATCCATACAATACATTAGATCGGGAACCGGCCAATCCATTTTATACATCGGCTGCAAAACGATTTTCTCCCGTCAATAGTGAACATACCAGTGATGTCTATATGATGAGTCCTTGTAGTtcaacatcaattttttctgaaCAAGAACCATCAATGTatatcaatcatcaccatgatACAATCCATGGAAATATCCATTTTGATTCTCGTGATTTAGATGAaagtatgaaaaatttacaatcatTAAACATACAGCAAACACCATATAAAACCGGTCCAGGAAATGTTATAAATCTTGATGTTAactatcaacaacaatcaacgaTGAATTTTGGTGCTGAAAAAATAGATGATACAAGAAGGACGGAAAATCGTTCTATCGAACCGAAACGTccagaaatgaatgaagagaATTGTGATGATTATCTACGATATTATCTACAAAAACCGAATAAttcagatgatgaattcatgaTAGAagctatgaatgaatttcatgaGAGAATCGctatgaacatttttttcacgtgcgatttcaaaatgatattTTCGGCAAATGATAGGCTACTTTTGAAAGAATTATGTACCGCATGTACATGGTTACATAATCCTTATAAACGAATGTTGATCATACGCAATCAACATTATCTAGATGATTCACCACATGATTGTACATTGGTCGATTCATATTTGTATCGAATAATTAGGATGTCAAAACGATTGacatcattcacatcattaCATCTGGATGATCAAGTTCAACTGTTGACATTCGGTATGATCGAAATAATTGCTCTCTATTCGATGCTATGTTTTGATCCGGAATTTCAGGGATGGTCATTTATTGAT gatcatcataaaatgacAATCAAAGTGAATATAGATTGTATAACACCTTGTTGTATTAAATATGATTATAAAACAAgtgttaaaaatttttataacaTATTCAGTCATGAATGGAAAACTGATTATACCATATTCCATCTGCTCACggcaatcattttgtttaccGAAAGACCGGGCTTACGAGATTCGGCCAAGATACg GGAAAGAAAAAGTCTATATActcaattattgaaaaattatctaaatttaaaatatacGGAAAATACTGATGCAAAATGGGCTTTTGATCGTATGTTTTTGACGGTAAAAGCAATGCAATTGGTACAAACCGATTTAACATTACATTTGGTTGCCAGTACAGCTGGCAAAAAATTTAGTCCACTATTGGGTCAATTGATGGCCCAACATTTAACccaacaacaatggcaaGAAGATGATAAAAAACCTGATTGCAATATCAATCGTCTATCAAATCGATCACGAATCATATCGCTCAACAAATCAGCAACTACAACACATTcagattcaaatcaaaaaacatttcgaaCGGTGGAAcatgataatttttgtttctcataa
- the LOC124498442 gene encoding androgen-induced gene 1 protein, whose protein sequence is MTSNKFLIIIRFAAFIVYGYSIFYRQTNEILPPEIRGRPFGKWKYLTFWDLLLQFGFFTLALISSFRWTPKSFGRLVDFLFNSLAFPVAMFVTISFWTVWSIDRELIFPKAIEQYYPFWLHQTSHTLVALLMLIELIFANRNPPSKQAHGLIIINLFCYIYSFWVLYIAITTDIWVYPLIGKLNWPLRIGFAVTYCLINSLLYKIAIWYQQNFVKHTPNSNHRDINKIK, encoded by the exons ATGACATCAAATAAATTCCTAATAATTATACGATTTGCAGCATTTATTGTATATGGATATTCGATATTTTATCGTCAAACCAATGAGATATTACCACCTGAAATACGAGGTCGACCATttggaaaatggaaatatcTAACCTTTTGGGATTTg TTATTacaatttggattttttacATTGGCATTGATTAGTTCGTTTCGATGGACACCAAAATCATTTGGACGTTTAGTtgattttctattcaattcattggcATTCCCTGTCGCCATG TTTGTGACCATTTCATTCTGGACAGTTTGGTCGATCGATCGTGAATTGATATTTCCAAAAGCAATAGAGCAATATTATCCATTTTGGCTTCATCAAACTTCG CATACATTGGTCGCTTTGTTAATGTTGATCGAATTGATTTTCGCAAATCGTAACCCACCCTCAAAGCAAGCACATGGtctaatcataatcaatctaTTCTGCTATATCTATTCGTTCTGGGTACTATACATTGCTATCACCACCGACATCTGGGTGTATCCTCTTATAGGAAAACTTAATTGGCCTCTACGTATTGGTTTTGCTGTTACATACTGTTTGATTAATTCTTTACTTTACAAAATTGCCATTTGGTATCAACAGAATTTCGTCAAACATACACCCAACAGTAATCATCGTGatattaataaaattaaataa
- the LOC124498441 gene encoding uncharacterized protein LOC124498441: MIILIWNAVILIISILMMGTSISDAVLIDREIYFTRWRDDPTYPNNLKYCANEDNINLLYERIRIIRDNPVRYPPTEDHVINGTLEMIQKNIEQLNFNKTKFIQLEDSQPWYGILKRFLWHDVIMTCDYQLQCHNYLALDVLGYGHGFINPISWVDVSTETRSTKSHASYQIDQFYEQIKSTNTQLERFVHSDGKNSEYSQSMIIQSLDQLIKNTNDVMNGITKSYIYNLERNFKNSIIPRPEYEQYFMLHSKILRWIMDLTSDIKEQFMNRYLESTTTSTSSQSHSRGYRD, from the exons ATGATTATACTGATATGGAACGCagtcattctcatcatttcCATTCTTATGATGGGAACATCTATTTCCGATGCGG TCCTAATTGATCGAGAAATCTATTTTACCAGATGGCGAGATGATCCTACCTATccaaataatttaaaatattGTGCCAATGAAGACAATATCAATCTATTATATGAACGTATACGAATCATACGTGATAATCCGGTACGATATCCACCAACTGAAGATCATGTGATCAATGGAACATTGGAAATGATacagaaaaatattgaacaattaaattttaataaaacaaaattcattcaattggaaGATAGTCAACCATGGTATGGAATATTGAAACGTTTCTTGTGGCATGATGTCATTATGACCTGTGATTATCAGCTACAATGCCATAATTATCTTGCATTAGATGTTTTGGGCTATGGTCATGGATTTATAAATCCAATCTCATGGGTGGATGTTTCAACTGAAACACGTTCAACGAAATCACATGCATCatatcaaattgatcaattttatgAACAGATTAAATCAACCAATACACAACTTGAACGTTTTGTTCATTCGGATGGTAAAAATAGTGAATATTcacaatcgatgattataCAAAGTTTagatcaattaatcaaaaatacaaatgatgtTATGAATGGCATTACAAAATCatatatttataatttggaaagaaatttcaaaaattccaTAATACCACGTCCAGAATATGAACAATATTTTATGCTACATTCGAAAATTTTACGATGGATTATGGATTTGACCAGTGATATTAAAGAACAATTTATGAATCGTTATCTGGAATCAACAACCACTTCTACTAGTAGCCAAAGCCATTCACGAGGTTATCGTGATTGA
- the LOC124498443 gene encoding uncharacterized protein LOC124498443 → MNRQINYPSGFKCRKWTLVILISIDLLVLILTTIALVQRNGSGDDINPDDRNTTSKIPTLSQITNAVNTVGENLAKLNITRINVDLGSIDNNSTRQFLDGILNKARENEGQTKWVGQIVAIVIGFIICLIGLIGVFMENYCLSMTYAVITFVGLLYTTVVGIYSEEPILIGKIIMYILFILLVAWFIIDLRAIRRQQKSQNI, encoded by the exons atgaatCGTCAAATAAACTATCCGTCCGGTTTTAAATGCCGTAAATGGACATTAGTCATATTGATTTCGATCGATCTATTGGTATTGATTTTGACCACCATTGCATTGGTACAACGAAATGGTTCCGGTGATGATATTAATCCAGATGATCGTAATACTACCAGTAAAATTCCAACATTAAGTCAAATAACCAATGCAGTGAATACAGTTGGTGAAAATTTGGCCAAATTAAATATAACACGAATCAATGTTGATCTTGgttcaattgataataattcaactAGACAATTTCTCGATGGTATACTGAATAAAGCAAGAGAAAATGAGGGACAAACTAAG TGGGTTGGTCAAATAGTTGCCATTGTTAttggattcatcatttgtttgatcgGTTTAATTGGTGTCTTCatggaaaattattgtttatcAATGACCTATGCTGTCATTACATTTGTTGGATTACTTTACACTACAGTGGTTGGTATCTATTCTGAAGAACCAATTCTTATCGGCAAAATCATCATGTACATATTATTCATTCTATTGGTTGCATGGTTCATAATCGATCTACGCGCCATTCGTCGACAGcaaaaatcacaaaatatttga